The proteins below are encoded in one region of Helianthus annuus cultivar XRQ/B chromosome 2, HanXRQr2.0-SUNRISE, whole genome shotgun sequence:
- the LOC110932964 gene encoding AP2-like ethylene-responsive transcription factor AIL1, which yields MDLQLGTYDEEESAAKAYDLAALKFFGTSTQTNFLVTEYEKDLEMMEKKTKEDYLDILRRHHRNRWEARIGNVRGKKSLYIGTYSTEEEAARAYDVVAIKNKGTNAATNFDKSTYTRSMTPGSNSAEDQPLPPTTTTSSHHIS from the exons ATGGATTTGCAATTAGGGACATATGATGAAGAAGAATCTGCCGCAAAAGCATACGATTTAGCAGCACTCAAGTTTTTCGGAACGTCTACGCAAACTAATTTCCTG GTGACTGAGTATGAGAAAGATttggaaatgatggagaagaAAACCAAGGAGGACTATCTCGACATTTTAAGAAG ACATCATCGTAATAGATGGGAAGCTAGGATTGGAAACGTCCGTGGCAAAAAATCTCTCTACATTGGCACTTACA GTACTGAAGAGGAGGCTGCACGTGCTTATGACGTTGTAGCAATAAAAAACAAAGGAACTAATGCAGCAACAAATTTTGACAAAAGCACATATACAAGAAGCATGACACCTGGGTCCAATTCTGCCGAAGATCAGccgctgccacccaccaccaccacctcgaGCCATCACATCAGTTAA